The bacterium genome contains a region encoding:
- a CDS encoding SRPBCC family protein — translation MLPQIKESKLIHHERTLDIDATPDALWAVIGRFMHIDEFAPLVRSVDALTDGEDGIGSKRRCNFDDGTSVVEEVTKWEANRRYRVRLSEMIAMPLHEAHAELSVEPLDSGRARVKWGMDYRVKFGPFGWLLGQTVMKLMMGKIIDGNLKGLANKVRSNRTATSQAT, via the coding sequence GTGTTGCCGCAAATTAAGGAATCAAAATTGATACATCACGAGCGAACTCTCGATATCGACGCCACGCCCGACGCCCTATGGGCGGTTATCGGTCGCTTCATGCACATTGACGAGTTCGCACCGCTCGTAAGATCCGTGGATGCGCTCACGGACGGCGAAGACGGGATCGGGTCGAAACGGCGCTGCAATTTCGACGATGGTACCTCAGTGGTGGAGGAGGTGACCAAGTGGGAGGCCAATCGCAGGTATCGCGTTCGTTTGTCGGAAATGATAGCGATGCCTCTTCACGAAGCGCACGCGGAGCTGTCGGTCGAGCCGCTGGATAGCGGGCGAGCGAGAGTGAAGTGGGGCATGGATTATCGCGTGAAATTCGGTCCTTTCGGATGGTTATTGGGCCAAACCGTGATGAAATTGATGATGGGCAAGATCATCGACGGTAATCTGAAGGGTCTCGCCAACAAAGTTCGGTCGAACCGGACTGCAACTTCACAGGCGACCTAG